GATAATAGCTAAACCAGCTAATGTAATTTTAAATGGATCATGTTTATCGGCTAAGCTTCCTGAAATTGGAGCCACGAATAATTGAACCACTGGAAAAATCAATAAGAAGAAACCACTGAATAGTGGACTGAATCCTCTTGCATTTTGAAGATAGAACGGTGCAATTACATCAAAGAAGAAGTCGACAATGAAAACCATGAAACAAGCTAACAACTGAACTGTAAACCATTTATTCTTAAACAATGTCACTGGTAAAATCGGTTCAGCCTGCTTAGTCTCATAACGATACAATAACGCCATCAAAATCAAGCCAACAATCGTCAAACTGAGAATACGCCAATCATTCCAGCCCAGTTGTTGACTCAAAAGAATACCGACAAACATACTAGTGAAGCCCACTATCAAAAATAGCGATCCCCACAAATCAAAACTAGCACTAGGATATTTCTTATCCAAATTGCTTGGTAAATATTTCAATAAAATAAAAATTGCGACTGCACCAATCGGTACATTTAACCAAAAAATGATATGCCAAGGGAAAAAATTCAAAAGGATACCACCAATGCTTGGACCAATGATTCCTCCCAAAGAAACAAACGATCCCATAAAACCAAGAGCCTGTCCACGACGATTATCTGGAAAAATTTCAACAATGATTCCATTAGATGTCGCCATAGTCATTGCAGCTCCCAAAGCTTGTAAACTTCTCGAGATAATCAAAGTCAACCAACTGACTGACAAAGCACACAAAGCTGAGCTAACGACGAATATTATTGTTCCCCATTTGAAGAATTTGATTTTTCCATATTTGTCGCCCAGTTTTCCAAAAATCATC
This sequence is a window from Companilactobacillus alimentarius DSM 20249. Protein-coding genes within it:
- a CDS encoding MFS transporter translates to MESIKNKNLTMILIGVGIVIFMSTLDSSIVTVALPVLSKALNANMSLINWVVTMYLIVMSTTLMIFGKLGDKYGKIKFFKWGTIIFVVSSALCALSVSWLTLIISRSLQALGAAMTMATSNGIIVEIFPDNRRGQALGFMGSFVSLGGIIGPSIGGILLNFFPWHIIFWLNVPIGAVAIFILLKYLPSNLDKKYPSASFDLWGSLFLIVGFTSMFVGILLSQQLGWNDWRILSLTIVGLILMALLYRYETKQAEPILPVTLFKNKWFTVQLLACFMVFIVDFFFDVIAPFYLQNARGFSPLFSGFFLLIFPVVQLFVAPISGSLADKHDPFKITLAGLAIISFGQIFYVISGLHNAVIIFALGAAMAGLGNGLFHSPNNVLVMDNVEKKDYGSAGSVYSLARTVGMVVGSAMSTTLLFGSMSIIKGGRVKSYLPRDPQLFIDGMHFTFGLSCVISVILLIGIFIWHRRVTRK